In the Geovibrio ferrireducens genome, one interval contains:
- the cobJ gene encoding precorrin-3B C(17)-methyltransferase, protein MAEGRLFVAGTGPGKTDYTAPAALNAVRNADFVCGYMPYVEAVAEYISPEAEVFTNGMTRETERVEKALEAAQAGKKVALVCGGDASLYSLASLVYEKAADTDIIEVIPGITAALAASARLGAPVADDLAVISMSDLLTPWEVIKRRIDAVNAGDFVCAVYNPRSRKRMEQIEHALKVFSSRGDLPCGYVRNSHREGETLWVGRLSELNTEELDMSTVLIIGCKKTVIKNGRLVTPRGYTDKYGE, encoded by the coding sequence ATGGCTGAGGGCAGGCTCTTCGTAGCGGGAACCGGCCCCGGCAAAACGGACTACACAGCTCCGGCCGCTCTGAACGCAGTGAGAAATGCTGATTTCGTCTGCGGGTATATGCCGTATGTCGAGGCGGTGGCGGAATACATTTCCCCCGAAGCTGAAGTGTTCACCAACGGCATGACCAGGGAGACTGAACGGGTGGAAAAGGCTCTGGAAGCCGCACAGGCAGGGAAAAAGGTTGCCCTTGTCTGCGGAGGGGATGCCTCGCTTTATTCCCTTGCCTCCCTTGTTTACGAAAAAGCGGCAGATACTGATATTATAGAAGTTATACCGGGCATAACCGCCGCCCTCGCCGCTTCTGCACGTCTGGGCGCACCTGTTGCGGATGATCTGGCAGTTATCTCCATGTCTGACCTGCTGACACCGTGGGAGGTGATCAAAAGGCGGATAGACGCTGTGAACGCAGGGGATTTCGTGTGCGCAGTCTACAACCCCAGAAGCAGAAAACGGATGGAACAGATAGAGCATGCGCTGAAAGTTTTCTCCTCAAGGGGGGATCTGCCCTGCGGGTATGTGCGCAACTCCCACAGGGAGGGGGAAACGCTCTGGGTGGGCAGGCTGTCGGAGCTTAACACGGAAGAGCTTGATATGAGCACTGTTCTGATAATCGGCTGTAAAAAAACAGTGATAAAAAACGGCAGACTCGTCACCCCGCGCGGGTATACCGATAAATACGGAGAATAG
- a CDS encoding precorrin-8X methylmutase: protein MDKGLSIEKESFEIIDSLIDLSRFSEAEKLIVRKLVHTTGDPEFAELTRIHRLEAGVEALRNGAPIITDVTMVTAGITKRYLGESGNEVLCFISEPEVIAKSKELNLTRAETAIVYAAEKYPEAVYAIGNAPTALLKLIELTEAGRMNPAFVAGLPVGFVKAAESKELLMQTDIPHVSNKGAKGGSPCAATVINGLLLLRAGL, encoded by the coding sequence ATGGATAAAGGTTTAAGTATAGAGAAGGAAAGCTTTGAAATAATAGATTCGCTGATTGATCTCTCCCGTTTCAGCGAGGCGGAGAAGCTCATTGTACGCAAGCTTGTTCATACCACAGGCGACCCGGAATTTGCTGAACTGACCCGCATTCATCGTCTGGAGGCAGGGGTTGAGGCTCTCAGGAACGGAGCGCCGATAATAACAGACGTAACCATGGTCACAGCCGGAATAACCAAGAGGTATCTGGGTGAAAGCGGCAATGAGGTTCTATGCTTCATCAGCGAGCCGGAAGTGATCGCAAAATCAAAGGAACTTAACCTCACCAGAGCGGAAACGGCGATTGTTTATGCCGCGGAGAAATATCCCGAAGCGGTTTATGCCATAGGCAATGCGCCCACTGCGCTTTTGAAGCTCATCGAACTGACTGAGGCGGGCAGAATGAACCCTGCGTTTGTGGCGGGGCTGCCTGTGGGGTTTGTGAAGGCCGCTGAGTCAAAGGAGCTTCTTATGCAGACTGACATCCCCCATGTTTCAAACAAAGGGGCAAAAGGCGGAAGCCCGTGCGCCGCGACAGTGATTAACGGTCTGCTTCTTCTTCGGGCGGGTTTATAA
- the cobK gene encoding precorrin-6A reductase — translation MILVLGGTSATHKAVEGLRGKDFIITLATDYGEREFRLRYPDNVMKIRFSEETMENFIRNRHVAEIIDTTHPHAAEITATAKTVADRCAIPYTSLVRKTEEIEETDLVHVFSGYEEAAGFLREADFRRILFTTGSNNIHLFKEFAHIGWVRILPYEKSIEKCVQSGFERSRIIAMQGPFTTEFNAALCRELGAGCVVSKNSGEGSGFKEKLNACLMLKIHFVVINPPEEEADR, via the coding sequence TTGATACTGGTTCTGGGCGGAACATCCGCCACGCACAAAGCTGTTGAGGGGCTCAGGGGAAAGGATTTCATCATCACCCTCGCCACTGATTACGGCGAGAGGGAATTCCGCCTCAGATACCCGGATAATGTGATGAAGATCCGTTTCAGTGAAGAAACCATGGAAAACTTCATCAGAAACCGCCATGTAGCTGAAATAATAGACACCACACACCCTCATGCGGCGGAGATAACCGCAACTGCAAAAACTGTCGCAGACAGATGCGCCATACCGTACACCAGTCTGGTTAGAAAGACAGAGGAGATAGAGGAGACTGACCTTGTTCACGTCTTCTCAGGCTATGAGGAAGCAGCCGGTTTCCTGCGGGAAGCTGATTTCAGGCGGATTCTTTTCACCACCGGCAGCAACAATATTCACCTGTTCAAAGAGTTTGCCCATATCGGCTGGGTGCGGATTCTGCCCTATGAAAAGTCCATTGAAAAATGTGTGCAGTCGGGGTTTGAGCGTTCAAGAATAATCGCCATGCAGGGTCCCTTCACCACGGAGTTTAACGCCGCGCTCTGCCGTGAGCTCGGTGCAGGATGCGTGGTTTCAAAAAACAGCGGCGAAGGGAGCGGCTTTAAGGAAAAACTGAACGCCTGTCTTATGCTTAAAATCCATTTTGTGGTTATAAACCCGCCCGAAGAAGAAGCAGACCGTTAA
- a CDS encoding cobyrinate a,c-diamide synthase, which translates to MNGFVIGAEKSGSGKTTLTTGIIRAFANSGRKAAAFKCGPDYIDTRHLTKSAGHPAENLDTVMLDKAAVRQIFADGCAGRDIAVAEGVMGFFDGVDHADFKGSTYDIASVLGLPAVIVLNAASCSYTLAAFLKGIQALSRDAETAGVIINNTASLNHERLITDAVKYHTGLPVFGSVPRQTEPLVQSRHLGIATALETEEAYYEKCAELAQSYIDINALAALKVNKPLTKARNGYPEPDKLCAVAFDKAFSFYYEANFRELRKRGYELCFFSPLKEETVDNADLVYIGGGYPELYVRELEGHGAMLDWLREYSLSGGRMIAECGGMMLLTEGINIEDEFHRMAGVFDAECRMTDRRQALGYVRVADSAQLNGLVGHEFHYSVLENVREKYIFQLEKVTSKARSEDGFLKNNTLAGYAHFHFASNPSLLDFILK; encoded by the coding sequence ATGAACGGCTTTGTCATAGGCGCGGAAAAGAGCGGCTCAGGGAAAACCACCCTGACCACGGGAATAATCAGGGCTTTTGCGAACTCCGGCAGGAAAGCCGCAGCATTTAAATGCGGGCCTGATTACATCGACACCCGCCACCTGACAAAAAGCGCCGGACATCCGGCCGAGAACCTTGATACTGTCATGCTTGATAAAGCGGCGGTGAGGCAGATTTTTGCCGATGGCTGCGCCGGGCGTGATATTGCAGTGGCAGAAGGGGTAATGGGCTTTTTTGACGGTGTTGATCATGCAGATTTCAAAGGCAGCACATACGATATTGCCTCAGTTCTCGGTCTGCCCGCCGTGATTGTGCTGAACGCAGCCTCCTGCTCATACACCTTGGCCGCTTTCCTGAAAGGTATTCAGGCTCTGAGCAGAGATGCGGAGACAGCAGGTGTTATAATAAACAACACAGCCTCCCTTAACCATGAGCGGCTGATAACCGATGCCGTTAAGTACCATACAGGTCTGCCTGTTTTCGGCAGTGTGCCGAGGCAGACTGAACCCCTTGTGCAATCCCGCCATCTGGGCATAGCCACCGCTCTGGAAACCGAAGAGGCTTACTACGAAAAATGCGCAGAACTGGCGCAAAGCTATATTGATATAAACGCCCTTGCCGCCCTGAAAGTGAACAAACCGCTGACAAAAGCCCGCAACGGATACCCTGAACCGGATAAGCTGTGCGCAGTTGCCTTTGACAAGGCTTTCAGCTTTTATTACGAGGCAAACTTCCGCGAACTCAGAAAAAGAGGGTATGAACTCTGCTTCTTCTCCCCCCTGAAAGAGGAAACGGTGGACAATGCCGATCTGGTTTACATAGGCGGCGGCTACCCTGAGCTTTACGTAAGGGAGCTTGAGGGGCACGGAGCAATGCTTGACTGGCTGCGGGAGTATTCCCTCAGCGGCGGGCGGATGATTGCTGAATGCGGAGGCATGATGCTCCTGACGGAAGGCATTAATATTGAAGATGAGTTTCACCGTATGGCAGGTGTGTTTGATGCCGAATGCCGCATGACGGACAGACGGCAGGCTCTGGGTTATGTGCGTGTTGCTGACAGTGCGCAGCTTAACGGGCTTGTGGGGCATGAGTTCCACTATTCCGTGCTTGAAAACGTGCGGGAGAAATACATTTTTCAGCTTGAAAAAGTCACTTCAAAGGCGCGGTCTGAGGACGGCTTCCTTAAAAATAACACACTGGCGGGCTATGCACATTTTCATTTCGCCTCAAACCCGTCTCTGCTGGATTTCATACTGAAATAA
- a CDS encoding precorrin-2 dehydrogenase/sirohydrochlorin ferrochelatase family protein, with product MKLSYYPFLVNIRGKRLVFIGGGKVAERKIASLSRMEPEIRVIAPSVTDGIRDNVRVEKVLKPASAEDIRGADFLFICTDDRELNREFAIEAKIKNIPVNVADDPDMSDFHLPAVYVEEDTGTVVSVSTQGQEPSFSKKLRDRIAAFLEKG from the coding sequence ATGAAGCTTTCATATTACCCTTTTTTAGTGAATATAAGGGGCAAGAGGCTTGTTTTCATAGGCGGAGGCAAGGTCGCCGAGAGGAAGATCGCCTCCCTCAGCCGCATGGAGCCTGAGATAAGGGTGATAGCACCTTCAGTAACAGACGGCATAAGGGATAACGTCAGGGTTGAGAAGGTCTTAAAGCCTGCATCCGCAGAGGATATACGCGGTGCGGACTTTCTTTTTATCTGCACGGATGACAGAGAGCTGAACCGTGAGTTTGCCATAGAGGCAAAGATAAAGAACATACCCGTTAATGTGGCGGATGATCCGGATATGAGCGATTTTCACCTTCCGGCGGTATATGTGGAGGAGGACACGGGAACGGTTGTTTCGGTATCCACACAGGGGCAGGAGCCTTCGTTCTCCAAAAAACTGCGGGACAGGATTGCGGCGTTTCTGGAAAAAGGGTGA
- a CDS encoding cobyric acid synthase — protein sequence MAKSIMFQGTGSGVGKSLLTAGFCRLLKNMGLRAAPFKSQNMALNAGVTADGLEMGRAQILQAEAAGVIPDVRMNPILLKPQGEAKSQLVRMGTVAGVYSARDYYTLSAENFSIASGAYDSLASEYDIIVIEGAGSPAEINLHKTDIVNMRMAEYAGAGVQIVGDIDRGGVFAWMKGTYDLLPTDSAKLVKGFIINKFRGDKTLLEPGIKMFEELVPVPVTGVMPYMRLSLEEEDSQDIQSDTEKGEVRIGIIRLPYISNFSDFAALKAMRSVQVIYAVKPHELNDCDVVIIPGSKHTVYDMNFLRETGFDDAVRKAAVYKPVIGICGGFQILGKYISDPDGIEGEKGGTEGLGLIDVSTVITKQKELIHKQYKGQNAWEGLTLTGYEMHMGRTETGAGTSVLAENGVCTAKGRVFGTYLHGFFEHSGNIKALNSLLGTVFEETDYINEKERQLNLLAETIKQNCDTDLILKEIL from the coding sequence ATGGCAAAATCCATCATGTTTCAGGGAACAGGTTCAGGTGTGGGCAAAAGTCTTCTTACTGCGGGTTTTTGCCGTCTGCTGAAAAATATGGGTCTGCGCGCGGCTCCGTTCAAATCCCAGAATATGGCGCTCAACGCCGGAGTAACGGCGGACGGCCTTGAGATGGGCAGGGCGCAGATTCTGCAGGCGGAGGCAGCGGGAGTGATCCCCGATGTACGCATGAACCCCATTCTTCTCAAACCGCAGGGTGAGGCTAAGTCCCAGCTTGTGCGTATGGGAACGGTTGCGGGCGTTTATTCCGCAAGGGACTACTACACGCTTTCGGCCGAAAATTTCTCCATAGCATCTGGTGCTTACGATTCCCTCGCATCTGAATATGACATCATAGTGATTGAGGGGGCAGGCAGCCCTGCTGAAATTAATCTCCATAAGACAGATATAGTCAACATGCGCATGGCGGAATACGCCGGGGCAGGCGTACAGATAGTTGGCGATATAGACCGAGGCGGCGTTTTCGCATGGATGAAAGGCACTTACGACCTTCTGCCCACTGATTCGGCAAAGCTGGTTAAAGGTTTTATAATAAATAAGTTCCGCGGAGATAAAACCCTGCTGGAACCCGGAATAAAAATGTTTGAGGAGCTTGTTCCCGTTCCGGTGACAGGGGTTATGCCCTATATGCGCCTTTCCCTTGAGGAGGAGGATTCGCAGGACATTCAGTCAGACACGGAAAAGGGCGAAGTGAGGATTGGCATCATCCGTCTGCCGTACATCAGCAACTTCTCAGACTTTGCCGCGCTGAAAGCAATGAGGAGTGTTCAGGTAATTTATGCCGTGAAGCCCCATGAGCTGAACGACTGCGATGTGGTAATAATTCCCGGCAGCAAGCACACTGTTTATGATATGAACTTCCTGCGGGAAACCGGATTTGACGATGCAGTGAGAAAGGCGGCAGTGTATAAGCCAGTCATCGGCATATGCGGCGGGTTTCAGATTCTTGGGAAATATATTTCAGACCCTGACGGAATAGAAGGGGAAAAGGGCGGAACGGAAGGTCTGGGGCTTATTGATGTATCTACAGTGATTACAAAACAGAAAGAGCTTATACATAAACAGTATAAAGGACAAAATGCATGGGAAGGACTGACCCTCACCGGATATGAAATGCACATGGGCAGAACGGAAACAGGCGCCGGAACCTCGGTTCTTGCCGAAAACGGTGTCTGCACCGCAAAGGGAAGGGTGTTCGGAACATATCTCCACGGTTTTTTTGAACACAGCGGAAATATTAAGGCGCTGAACAGCCTCCTCGGCACTGTGTTTGAGGAAACCGACTATATCAATGAGAAAGAGCGCCAGCTTAACCTGCTTGCGGAAACCATAAAGCAAAACTGTGATACGGACCTGATATTGAAGGAGATTTTATGA